In Streptomyces hawaiiensis, one genomic interval encodes:
- a CDS encoding DUF3710 domain-containing protein — MFGRRKKRDAAEDAAGEAEQVVDGVDSEAGGEGERLRLEPAPRPDGPWDSSEVRDPSEGRVDLGGLFVPGVDGMELRVEVAGDAIVAATVVLRDSAIQLQGFAAPKREGIWGEVREEIGTGITQQGGIVDEVEGPLGWELRAQVPVQLPDGTGGFQVVRFVGVDGPRWFLRGVISGQGAVQPQAAGLLEQIFRDTVVVRGEGPMAPRDPIVLKLPDDAQMVPEGVQQEEEGSRFAGGMGQLQRGPEITEVR; from the coding sequence GTGTTCGGACGTCGCAAGAAGAGGGATGCCGCCGAGGACGCGGCCGGCGAGGCCGAGCAGGTCGTCGACGGTGTCGACAGTGAGGCGGGCGGCGAGGGCGAGCGCCTGAGGCTCGAGCCGGCGCCGCGCCCCGACGGGCCCTGGGACAGCTCCGAGGTCCGTGACCCGAGCGAAGGCCGGGTGGACCTGGGCGGTCTGTTCGTGCCGGGCGTCGACGGCATGGAGCTCAGGGTCGAGGTCGCGGGCGACGCGATCGTGGCGGCCACGGTCGTGCTGCGCGACAGCGCCATCCAGCTGCAGGGCTTCGCAGCGCCCAAGCGCGAGGGCATCTGGGGCGAGGTGCGCGAGGAGATCGGCACCGGCATCACCCAGCAGGGCGGCATCGTCGACGAGGTCGAGGGGCCGCTGGGCTGGGAGCTGCGCGCCCAGGTGCCCGTACAGCTGCCGGACGGCACCGGCGGCTTCCAGGTCGTGCGGTTCGTCGGCGTGGACGGCCCCCGCTGGTTCCTGCGCGGGGTCATCTCGGGCCAGGGCGCGGTGCAGCCGCAGGCCGCCGGGCTGCTCGAGCAGATCTTCCGGGACACGGTCGTGGTCCGCGGCGAGGGCCCGATGGCGCCCCGTGACCCGATCGTCCTGAAGCTGCCGGACGACGCCCAGATGGTCCCCGAGGGCGTCCAGCAGGAGGAGGAGGGCTCCCGGTTCGCCGGCGGAATGGGCCAGCTCCAGCGCGGACCGGAGATCACCGAGGTCCGCTGA
- a CDS encoding alginate lyase family protein, producing the protein MRRTALLAVSAALVAGALTRPADAAPSAPGTFVHPGVTVSKGQLDFTRSKVDAGAQPWKGAFDQMMAGKYADLNRTPRPRAVVECGSYSNPNHGCTDEREDAIAAYTHALAWYLTRDERHARKAIELMDAWSAVIRDHTHSNAPLQTGWAGSSWPRAAEIIKYTYTGSWAGSGRFATMLRTVYLPEIINGSNSNGNWELSMMEAAVGISVFLEDKASYDKAMAKFRTRTAAYVYLESDGALPRTVPSQNLNTREKIVKYWQGQTAFVDGLSQETCRDFTHTGYGLSAVSHVAETSRIQGQDLYGTDVGERLRHGLGFHARYQLGAGAEGWLCGGSLKLGLGPVSEVGHNALANRLGHAMTNTATLTQRGRPAGSNNLFVAWETLTHGDNPA; encoded by the coding sequence ATGCGCAGAACCGCCCTCCTCGCTGTCTCGGCCGCCCTCGTCGCCGGTGCCCTCACCCGGCCCGCCGACGCCGCTCCCAGCGCCCCCGGTACCTTCGTCCACCCCGGCGTCACCGTCTCCAAGGGCCAGCTGGACTTCACCCGGTCCAAGGTCGACGCCGGTGCCCAGCCCTGGAAGGGCGCCTTCGACCAGATGATGGCGGGCAAGTACGCCGACCTGAACCGCACGCCCAGGCCCCGGGCGGTCGTCGAGTGCGGTTCGTACTCCAACCCCAACCACGGCTGCACCGACGAACGCGAGGACGCGATCGCCGCGTACACCCACGCGCTCGCCTGGTACCTCACCCGCGACGAACGGCACGCCCGCAAGGCGATCGAGCTGATGGACGCCTGGTCCGCCGTGATCAGGGACCACACCCACAGCAACGCGCCCCTGCAGACCGGCTGGGCCGGCTCCTCCTGGCCCAGGGCCGCCGAGATCATCAAGTACACGTACACCGGGAGCTGGGCGGGCTCCGGCCGCTTCGCCACCATGCTCCGCACCGTCTACCTGCCCGAGATCATCAACGGCTCGAACTCCAACGGGAACTGGGAGCTGTCGATGATGGAGGCCGCCGTCGGCATCTCCGTCTTCCTGGAGGACAAGGCGTCGTACGACAAGGCCATGGCGAAGTTCCGCACGCGCACGGCCGCCTACGTGTACCTGGAGTCCGACGGCGCGCTGCCGAGGACCGTGCCGAGCCAGAACCTGAACACCCGGGAGAAGATCGTCAAGTACTGGCAGGGGCAGACGGCCTTCGTCGACGGACTCAGCCAGGAGACCTGCCGCGACTTCACGCACACCGGCTACGGCCTCTCGGCCGTCTCGCACGTCGCCGAGACCAGCCGCATCCAGGGGCAGGACCTCTACGGCACCGACGTGGGCGAGCGGCTGCGGCACGGGCTCGGCTTCCACGCCAGGTACCAGCTCGGCGCCGGTGCCGAGGGCTGGCTTTGCGGCGGCTCCCTGAAGCTCGGGCTCGGGCCGGTGTCCGAGGTCGGGCACAACGCCCTCGCCAACCGTCTCGGGCACGCCATGACCAACACCGCGACCCTGACCCAGCGAGGCCGCCCCGCGGGCAGCAACAACCTCTTCGTCGCCTGGGAGACCCTCACCCACGGCGACAACCCCGCGTGA
- a CDS encoding sensor histidine kinase, with the protein MARGKLRIHLGAAPGVGKTYAMLSEAHRRVERGTDCVVAFVEHHGRPRTEVLLHGLEQVPRRELEYRGGVFPEMDLDAVLARRPQVALVDELAHTNIPGSRNAKRWQDVEELLAAGIDVVSTVNIQHLESLGDVVESITGVRQQETVPDEVVRRADQVELVDMTPEALRRRMAHGNIYQPDKVDAALSNYFRPGNLTALRELALLWVADRVDAYLTQYRSEHRVSRIWGSRERIVVGLTGGPEGRTLIRRGARLAEKGAGGEVLAVYIARSDGLTSASPKELALQRTLVEDLGGTFHHVIGDDIPAALLAFARGVNATQIVLGSSRRKTWQYVFGPGVGATVARESGPDLDVHIVTHDEVAKGRGLPVARGARLGRSRRVWGWIAGVAGPPLLAALLNAVDLGLANDMLLFLALTVAAALLGGLLPALASAAVGSLLLNYFYTPPLHRWTIADPRNIVAIVTFVAVGVAVASVVDLAARRTHQAARLRAESEILSFLAGNVLRGETGLEDLLERVRETFGMESAALLERAGDVEPWTCAGRVGQGRPVERPDQADVDMPVGDHMALALTGRVLPAEDRRVLAAFAAQAAVVLDRRRLREEAGRARTLAEGNRIRTALLAAVSHDLRTPLAGIKAAVTSLRSEDVEWSEEDRAELLEGIEEGADRLDHLVGNLLDMSRLQTGTVTPLFREIDLDEVVPMALGGVPEGSAGLDVPETLPMVAVDPGLLERAMANLVENAVKYSPPGAPVMVAASALADRVEVRVVDRGPGVPDEAKERIFEPFQRHGDAPRGAGVGLGLAVARGFAEAMGGTLNAEDTPGGGLTMVLTLRVAGTRPELHPAAEPERQAS; encoded by the coding sequence ATGGCACGCGGCAAGCTTCGGATCCACCTCGGCGCGGCACCGGGCGTCGGCAAGACGTACGCGATGCTGTCCGAGGCGCACCGCCGTGTCGAGCGGGGCACCGACTGCGTGGTGGCCTTCGTCGAGCACCACGGCCGGCCCCGCACCGAGGTGCTGCTGCACGGCCTGGAGCAGGTGCCGCGCAGGGAGCTGGAGTACCGGGGCGGGGTCTTCCCCGAGATGGACCTCGACGCCGTCCTGGCCCGCCGTCCCCAGGTCGCCCTCGTGGACGAACTCGCCCACACGAACATCCCCGGCTCCCGCAACGCCAAGCGCTGGCAGGACGTGGAGGAACTGCTCGCCGCCGGGATCGACGTGGTCTCGACCGTCAACATCCAGCACCTGGAATCCCTCGGCGACGTCGTCGAGTCGATCACCGGCGTGCGGCAGCAGGAGACCGTGCCGGACGAGGTGGTACGCCGGGCCGACCAGGTCGAGCTGGTCGACATGACGCCGGAGGCGCTGCGGCGGCGGATGGCGCACGGCAACATCTACCAGCCCGACAAGGTCGACGCCGCCCTGTCGAACTACTTCCGCCCGGGCAACCTGACCGCCCTGCGCGAGCTGGCGCTGCTGTGGGTGGCCGACCGGGTCGACGCCTACCTCACCCAGTACCGCAGCGAGCACCGGGTGTCGCGGATCTGGGGCTCGCGCGAGCGGATCGTGGTCGGTCTGACCGGTGGGCCCGAGGGCCGCACGCTCATCCGCCGGGGAGCCCGGCTGGCCGAGAAGGGCGCCGGCGGCGAGGTGCTGGCCGTCTACATAGCCCGCAGCGACGGGCTGACCTCGGCCTCGCCCAAGGAGCTGGCCCTGCAGCGCACCCTGGTCGAAGATCTTGGCGGAACGTTCCACCATGTCATCGGCGACGACATACCGGCCGCGCTGCTCGCCTTCGCCCGCGGTGTGAACGCCACCCAGATCGTGCTGGGCTCCTCGCGCCGCAAGACCTGGCAGTACGTCTTCGGGCCCGGCGTCGGCGCGACGGTCGCCCGGGAGTCCGGGCCCGACCTCGACGTGCACATCGTCACCCACGACGAGGTCGCCAAGGGCCGCGGGCTGCCGGTGGCCCGGGGCGCGCGGCTCGGGCGGTCCCGGCGGGTGTGGGGCTGGATCGCCGGTGTCGCCGGCCCGCCGCTCCTCGCGGCGCTGCTCAACGCCGTCGACCTCGGCCTCGCCAACGACATGCTGCTGTTCCTGGCGCTGACGGTGGCGGCGGCCCTGCTCGGCGGACTGCTGCCCGCCCTGGCGTCGGCGGCGGTGGGCTCCCTGCTGCTGAACTACTTCTACACACCGCCCCTGCACCGGTGGACCATCGCCGACCCGAGGAACATCGTCGCCATCGTGACCTTCGTGGCGGTCGGCGTGGCGGTGGCCTCCGTGGTCGATCTCGCCGCTCGCCGTACGCATCAGGCGGCCCGGCTGCGGGCCGAGTCCGAGATCCTGTCCTTCCTCGCCGGCAACGTGCTGCGCGGCGAGACCGGCCTGGAGGACCTGCTGGAGCGGGTCCGGGAGACCTTCGGCATGGAGTCCGCGGCCCTGCTGGAACGGGCGGGCGACGTCGAGCCGTGGACCTGCGCCGGCCGCGTCGGTCAGGGGCGTCCCGTCGAGCGGCCCGACCAGGCGGACGTGGACATGCCCGTCGGCGACCACATGGCCCTGGCGCTGACCGGCCGCGTGCTGCCCGCCGAGGACCGCCGGGTGCTGGCCGCCTTCGCCGCCCAGGCCGCCGTCGTCCTGGACCGCCGCCGGCTCCGCGAGGAGGCCGGCCGGGCCCGCACGCTCGCCGAGGGCAACCGCATCCGCACGGCGCTCCTGGCCGCCGTCAGCCATGACCTGCGGACCCCCCTCGCCGGGATCAAGGCCGCGGTGACCTCCCTGCGCTCCGAGGACGTCGAGTGGTCCGAGGAGGACCGCGCCGAGCTGCTGGAGGGCATCGAGGAGGGCGCCGACCGGCTCGACCACCTCGTCGGCAACCTGCTCGACATGTCCCGGCTCCAGACCGGCACCGTCACCCCGCTGTTCCGCGAGATCGACCTCGACGAGGTGGTGCCGATGGCGCTCGGCGGTGTGCCCGAGGGCAGCGCCGGCCTGGACGTGCCCGAGACCCTGCCCATGGTCGCCGTGGACCCCGGGCTGCTGGAGCGGGCGATGGCCAACCTCGTCGAGAACGCCGTCAAGTACAGTCCGCCCGGAGCGCCCGTGATGGTCGCCGCCAGCGCGCTCGCCGACCGGGTCGAGGTGCGGGTCGTCGACCGGGGGCCCGGTGTCCCCGACGAGGCCAAGGAGCGCATCTTCGAGCCTTTCCAGCGCCACGGCGACGCACCGCGCGGCGCGGGCGTGGGTCTGGGACTCGCGGTGGCGCGCGGCTTCGCCGAGGCCATGGGCGGCACCCTGAACGCCGAGGACACCCCCGGCGGCGGGCTCACCATGGTCCTCACGCTCCGCGTGGCCGGAACCCGCCCGGAGCTCCACCCCGCGGCAGAACCGGAAAGGCAGGCCTCATGA